Below is a genomic region from Halostella litorea.
TGGTAGCGTCCCCAGGTGTCCGGGTCTGTGGCAGAGGCGTACTGGCCCGTCGCGGCGTCGATGGGGACCTTGGTCGATTTCCCGTCACGCGTCTGCTCACGCCAGCAGAGCCACTGATCTCTCGTACGCAACACCTCGGGAACGGTCGCCGTCGATGGGGGTGTTTGGGAGGCTGTCATCGTTGGGGTCTCATTCGCCACTCAGGTGCGTGCGATCCGTTCTCAGTGAGTCCACACACCTGATTGGTGTATGCACGTTCGTGGGGGTGTACATCGGGTCGATACGGTCCGATTCACGTGGTGGTTCTTGGGTGTTTCTACACGCCACTACTGGGCGAGAGAGGGGTTGTACGGGCCGGGTAGGTGTTCTCGCTCTCGCTCCGGTGGTGTACATCTCCCGTATGCTCCGGAGAGAAGCCGTTTCGTGGACGATTGTATGATGTGTGGACGGTCATGGGGACCCGGCCACTCCGAGGGAATGATACGGTGTGGGTTTCCCCGCAGTCCGAGGCCCGGAGACGGCCGTTTTCAGTGGGGCTTCTCCGGTAGTACTGCGATCGGACAGGAATTAATTCGGATCGGAAACCGAGTGACGGTATCCGGTTGTACGAATTTGGGATGCCCGTATTGACAGGTATATCTCTCAGTTGTGTCAGTTTGTGCGAGCCCCGGCAGTTTCCCATTCGGCCGCTATGGCTGTTCTCGGGGGTTTTTTGGGTCGCGTATGGTGTTCGGGGGTCTGTCGGTGCCGAATTCGTTCAAGCGATGTTTTCGGGGGTTTCAGTGCGATTGTACGGGTATGTGCGGATTGCATGCGGAGACGAGCGAGGTGTGTGCTTGGTGGGCCGTCGTAGCGTTCTGTCGTCATTGCTCTAAGAGACTGCGAGAGGCCGCATATTGTCCGATATGCCCGGATACTCGTTGCATGCTCTGCTGGAACACGGATGTTGATCTGCATCGCCGAACATAGCCGAGTACACGGGGTGAGACCACTACCAATTGCGGATACGCCGACTTCGTGTACGGCCCGTCACGGCGATTGCCTACTCTCTACTATCCTTCGAACACTCCGTTACTGATCCATCCGTCGAGGCTGTTGCGGTGCTAACGTACTCTCCGCCTGGAACCACAAGGTGATGAACCGAGGAGATGTAGTAACACCTCAACGGTGGCGACCAGTTCAATTTTCTCGACCACCGAACGCCGCAGGAGGAGTCGTCGGTGCTCACCGGGACCGGCCGTCGGGGTCGGTCGTCGGCTACGCGTCGTCGGAGGCTCCGACGCGGTCCTGTCGGTCGAGGTAGTCCGCGACCCCGGCCCGGAGCGCCTCCTCGGGCCCGAGGACGCAGTCGCGTCGGAGGTCCGGGAACTGCCCGGCAAGGAGCTCCGGGATCACCGGTTCGCCGGCGGCGATCTCCTCGACGGACCGTCCGCGGAAGTGCGAGCGCAGGATGTCCGAGACGGCCCGGCTGACCGCACAGCTTTCGGCGTCGACGGCGATCCCCTCGACGACTCCCTCCGGGGAGACCGATACGGCGAACGACGCCTCGTCGCCGCAGGTCAGTTCCCGGCGCGAGATCCGGATCGTCGGGTCGTCAACCGTCGCGTCGCCGCTCCCCTCGGCGTGGTGTTCGGCGATCTTCCCGTGGTAGCGGTCCGAAGCGAGGTGGGCCGGCAGTTCCTCCTGCGCTCCGTCGACCGCGGCGACCAGCGCGTCGACCTCGGCTTTCGTGTTGTAGACGTAAAACGAGGCCCGGACGGAACCGGGCACGTCCATCGCGTCGTGGAGCGGCTGCGTACAGTGGTCGCCCGCGCGGACGGCGATCCCCCGGGCGTTCAGCAACGACGAGAGGTCGTGACCGTGGACCCCGTCGACGTTGAACGAGACGAGCCCCGTTCGTTCCCGCCCCGCCGGCGGACCGTACGTTTCCACGTGGTCCCTAGTCGCCAGGCGCTCCAGGGCGTACTGGGCCAGTTCGTTTTCGTGCTCACGAACGGCGTCCATGCCGATGTCTTCTAGGTAGTCGACCGCCGCAGCGAGCGCGATCCCCTCGGCTATCGGCGGCGTCCCGGCCTCGAACTTCCAGGGTAGCCCGTTCCAGGTAGCCTCGTCGAGTGAGACACGGTCGATCATCCCACCGCCGTACAGGAACGGCTCCATCTCCTCAAGGAGGTGGCGCTTCCCGTAGAGCCCGCCGATCCCGGTAGGACCTGCCATCTTGTGCCCGGAGAAGGCGAAGAAATCGAGGTCCAGTGCCTCGACGTCGACGGGTCGTGTCGGGGCCGACTGCGCGCCGTCGACGAGGATACGAGCGTCGTGCTCGTGGGCGAGGTCCGCGAGTTCGCCGACGGGGTTGACCGTCCCGAGCACGTTCGAGACGTGGGTGACCGCGACGACGGCGGTGTCGTCACCGACTAACTCTGCGGCGTGATCCATGTCGAGCCGTCCGTCGTCATCTACCCGGACGAACCGGATGTCGGCTCCCGTCCGTTCGGCGACCTGTTGCCAAGTGACGAGCGTGGCGTGGTGTTCCATCTCGGTCGTCACGATCGCGTCGCCCGGACCGAGTTCGGTTAGGCCGAGCCCATGCGCAACGAGGTTCACGCTCTCGGTGGCATTTTTCGTAAACACCAGCTCCTCGCGGCCGCCGTTCGCTCCGAGGAAATCGGCGACTCGGTCGTGGGCCTCCTCGTAGGCGACCGAAGCTTCGTGGCTGAGGGCGTGGATGCCGCGATGGACGTTGGCGTTGTAGCCGCCGTAGAACTCCTCGAAGACGTCGTACACCTGCTCGGGGGTCTGGGTGGTCGCGGCGTTGTCGAGGTAGACGAGCGGCGATCCCTCGACCGTCCGGTCCAGCGCCGGGAAGTCCTCCTTGAGCGCCAGCGGGTCGCAGGTCATCGTCAGATCCGCCGCCGGATTCCGACCATCATGATGGCTAGTACGGGGACGGTCTGAGCAAGCTCCCAGCGGGCCGCCTTCCCGAATCGTTCGTTCCCGGCGACGACCGGACCCCCTCGCTCCTCGCGGCGGGTTCCCGGACGGTCGATCGTGGCCACGGTTACACCTCCAGTTCGGTCGCGTCGCTCACTTCGAACCGCATGACTTCGGGCTCGCCGGCCAGCAGGTCGGGCAGCCGGTCCTCGAACGCCTGGAAGTGGTCAGTCCCGATGTGGGACTCGAAGGCGTCCCCGTCCTCGTACCGCTCGACGAAGCGGATCGTGTTCTCGTCGACCACGTCCGTGGTCGCCCGGTAGTCGATCGTTCCCGGTTCCTCGTTGGACTCCGCGACGAGCGTCTCCACGAGATCCATCGCTTCGTCCCAGTGATCCGGATCGATCGGGAAGGCCGCGTGAACGACTATCATTCCGGACGACCTGTTTCTGCAGGCATGAAAAATAACCAACGGTTCGGTCACTTCAAGCGGGGGCCGTTTTTCCTGTTTCAGATCGCGCTGTCGGCCGTTGCCCTAGTTGTCTGGGTCCGTGACGGCACGCCCGGACTTGCGACGCTCAGAGCGGTGCTGACGGACGTACCGGCGATGATCACGAAGTAAGCCGAATTTTCATCGTCCGCGAGCGGACCACGCTCCCGCCACAATAGTTATTTATTTGAACGGTGTTAGCCGGGCGTAGGTCCCCAATGGTCGATCTTTCCGCCGTTTTCTCGCTCGTGTTCGGGGACGATTCCCGAACCATCCGGGAGTGTCGTCGGTGTGGGACCACATTGCGTACCGAGGAGGATGATACCACGTGTCCGAACTGTGGCTGCGAAGATATCGCTGAATACATGCTATAAATATATTCTTCTGGACGAATTTCGAATAATCTCCTCGTATCCAGAACGTTTTTACTCTCGCAACTAATGTCAATACACTATGGGTTCGGAGCGCGTGCGGTACGTCCCCAAAGTGTGTGCATACGTTACTCGCGGCGGCGGGAGCGAACTCCTCGTGTTCGAAGGCCCCGACCACGCGGGACTGCAGGTTCCGAAGGGAACGGTCGAGCCCGGCGAGACACTGCAAGAGGCGCTCCTCCGGGAGGTCAAGGAGGAAAGCGGGCTGGACCTCCCGACCTCGGTCGACTGTGTCGCCCGGGACATCTGGGCCCGTCGGCAGTCGAAGTACTACGTTCGGCACTTCTACCACGCGACCGTCAAAGACACCCTTGACACCTGGACGCACGTCGTCACCGGCGACGGCGACGAGGCGGGCAAGCGGTTCGAATACAGCTGGGTCGACCTGCCGGCAGACCGCGGGTTCGCGCTGGATCTCGACGACTACGTCGGGATGCTGCCCTCGCCCGTGAAGGCGGTTCAGTGACGCCTGCGGTTACCGGCCCGGAACCGACGCCGCCGAAAATTGAACGACCAGCAGGCTGATCTCTCATCACCTCGTTGGCAGCCCCCGGATAAGAGCCGTCCCCCGAGGTGTGGTGTCCGGCTACCCCGCGCGATGGTGGAGCCACGCCGCACAGCCGAGCGCGACGAGTCCGCTCACGGCGGCGATGCCGAACGCGACGCGATAGCCGAGCAGCGTGTACACCCGACTGCCCGCCACCGTCTCGCCCGTCCAGAAGACGTCGAGGGCCCAGCCCATGACGCCCGGCAAGACGGCCGCGCCGAGGAAGCTCAGCCCGTTTATCGTGCCCGTCGCGGTGCCCGACCGCGCCGCCGTATGGCGCTCCTTGATGACGGTGTAGGAGAGCGTGAACCCGCCGAGCAGGAACATCACGCCGAAGAAGACCAGCCCGACGTACCACAGCGGCGGCGTCCCGAGAACGACGATGCTCGCGTACGCGAGGAAGTACACCACGGCGGAGACGAGGATGATCCCGGTCCGCTCTTTCAGTCGGTCCGAGAGCCACCCGAGGATAGGCGACCCGAACACGAGGCCGGCGTTGCCGGCGAGCGTGTACAGCGACGCGGTCCGGACGGAGACGTCGTAGGCTTGCACGACGTAGGGCACGCCCCACAGCCCCATGACGGTGAAGTTCATCCCCGCGGCGAAAAACAGCATCGTACCCATGATCCAGGTGTCGCGCCTGTCGAACACCGCCCTGACGCCGTCGAGCACCTCCGAGAAGCTCTGTTCGGTGGATTCGGGCGTGCCCTCGACGGCCGCCAGCCCGGCGTCGGCCGGCGTGTCCCGGACGAGGACGAACACCGCCGCGGTGAGGGCGAACCCGGCCAGGCCGACGCCGAGCAGGCCGTCGCGCCAGCCGACGGCCGCGACGAGGACGGCGAGCGGCGTCGCCGCGAGGAGCCCGCCGACCGCCGACGCCGAGAGCGTCAGCCCCGTCACGGTCGCGAACTCGTCGGCCCGGAACCAGTTGGCACAGTACCGCAGCGTCGCGATGTAGATGACGCCGCCGCCGAGCCCGATGAGCACGCGGGCGAGAAAGCCGGCAAGGTAGGTGCCGCTGAACGAGAACCAGACGACGCCGAGGCCCATCACGGCCGAACCGAGCGTCGCGACCCGGCGCGTTCCCCACCGGTCGGTGAGGATGCCCGCGAACAACTGCATCGGGGCGTAGATGTAGAAAAACGCCGAGTGGAGCAAGCCGAGCTCCGCGCCCGTCGTGTCGAACACCCGGCTGAGGGTGTCCGCGAGGACGCCCGTCGAGACGCGGTGGAAGTTGACGAGGACGAACGCGCCGGCGAGGGCCGCCCAGCCGACCCACCGGCGCGTGGTCGGGTCGTCCCAGACGCGACGGAACATGCTAACGGGGACCATAGCCGTGCTGTCAGATATATCTACCGAGGGATTCGGGGGTCGTTACCGCCGGATGACGTGTTGGAGACTCGCGCCCACTAGCGTGCGACCGCCCAGAACCGAACGCTCTGGGGGACGTCCCACAGTATCTCGGGGAGTGAACTGTCGGCCGGGTCGTTCTCGACGACCTCGTGTCGCTGGTGTTCGATCAGCCGCCGGACCTCGAACCCGGCGTCGACGAGCGCGTTGTGAAGGTCGGCCACGGTTCGGTCGAACACCGTCAGCACCGAGTCGTAGTCGTCAATCGATATCTCCCGGGGGCCCGAATCCATGTAGCTCCCGTCTATACGCCCCGACTCCGCATCGAGGGCCTCGTAGAGGGGGTGGGGCACGCTCAGAACGAAGACCCCCTCGTCCCGGAGTACGCGCCGTGCCTCGCCGACTGCCTCGTCGAGGCGGTCGACCATCTGGAACGCCGCCTCGGACGACGCGACGTCGAACCCGTCGTCGGCGAGTGGGACGTTCGTCACGTCGCCCTGGACGAACCGCGCGTCGACGCCGTAGAAGTCCCGCAACCGCCTCGCGTGTCGCAGTTGTTCGCCCGAGAAATCGACGCCGACGACGGTGTCAGCCCCCAACCCCGCGGTTCCGACGCTTCCCTGTCCGCCGCCGCAGCCGAGTTCGACGTAATCCTTCCCCTCGACGGAGTCGAGGATCTCCGGCTGGTGGCCGCCCGGAGCGTCCGGCGCGAACGGCGACGGCGCGGGCGGGAGGTCCCCGTCTGCCGTGTCGGCGTTCCAGGTGGACTGGAACGCGTCGCTCCACTCGTCCCACAGCCGTCGGTTTTCGCGCCTGTGGTCCGGCATTGGCCCACGTTGCTCCGGGGTGGAGTATGAACGTTCCCCCAGTTCGAGACACTGTCACACGCCGGAGTGACGCTTCCGGCGTCGTGGAGGGGCCGGGAGTTCTGCCACGCTTCGGGTCTAGGAAGGGGGACCGAACCGGCGAAACGTTTCTAACACCCGATGGGATCGTTTGTAGTACTGCATGTCGTCAGATCGGCCGACTGATCCGGCGGGGATGTCACCGGACGACGCGTTCGCCGCGCTGGGCAACGAAACCCGGATCGAAACGCTTCGAGTGCTGGGCGACGCCGATCGTCCCCTCCCGTTCTCGGAGTTGAAAGACCGGGTCGGGATGCGGGACTCGGGCCAGTTCAATTACCACCTCGACGAACTCCGGGGACACTTCGTTCGGCAGGTCGAGAGCGAGTACGTCCTCAGCCAGACCGGCCAGCGGGTGGTCGAAGCCATTCTCTCCGGGACGGTCACTGACGCGCCCGTCGTCGAGCCGACGGAGATCGACCAGGAGTGCCACTTCTGCGGCGGGACCGTGGCCATCAGCTACCAGCAGGAACAGGTCGACATTCACTGCACGGAGTGTGACGGGCGACTAGGGGAGTCGCTCGAATCGAGTACGCTCGATCTGCCGGCGGATTTCGGCTGGCTCGGTGCACTTCCGCTCCCGCCCGCCGGCGTTCGGGATCGCGATCCCGAAGAGGTGCTCCTGGCCGCGACGACGCTCGGCCAAAGCGAGTACGTAGCAGCGAGCCAGGGCGTCTGTCCCCGGTGTTCGGCGACGGTGTCCCGCGAACTCCGGGCGTGTCCGGACCACCACGCGGACGACGGGATCTGTTCGACGTGTGGGCACCGCCGGGAGGTGCTGTTCTCGGCGCGGTGTCGCGTGTGTAACTTCGCGACGGGTGGCGGTCCCGTGATGGCGCTGTTTTCGGATGCCGATTTCCTCTCGCATCTCCTCGCACACGGCATCAACCCGGTCGCGCCGGACTCCACGATGGAACTCTACGGGGCGCTCCACAACTACGACGTCGAGATTGACGGGCCCGACGCGACCCGCGTCACGATCACGCACACGCTCGGTGATGACACGTTCACGAAGACGCTCGGCGACGAACTCCCGGTGACGACTAGTCGAGAAACAGCCTGATGTCCGCCGCTTCCGCCTCGATGTCGTCCGGGTCCTCCGCCCGAATCGCCGCCTCGTCCAGTTCGGTCACCCACTTGACGGCTGCGTCCTCGCCTTCGGCCATCTCACTCGCCGTCTCCGCATCGACGGGGCTTGCACGGAAGACGAACTGGTGTACGGTCGCCGAGTCGTCGCCGTCCGCTTGCTGGTACGTCACCCGTGTCGCCCGCTCGACCCCGACGATGGTCGGGGTCACGCCGGTCAGCGTCTCGACGGCCTCCCGCGCCCGGGCCGCGAAGTCCTCCCCCTCCGCGACTTCGACGTACGGGAGCGTCCAGCCGTGAACGCCGTCCCAGAGCAGCAACTCCCCGGATTCGCTCGTGACGCCGACTCCGACGAGACCGGCTTTTCCTCGCCAGTGGTCGAGGCCTGATGGGGGAAGCGAGTCGGTTTCCTCCTCGACGGCGACGTCGCTTCGCTCGGCGAGCGTTTCGGGGTCGGTCACCGACTCGATGACCTCCGACGAGTCGTGCGTGTGGTCGCTCATCGTGTCCGGGACCCTCGGGTCGCGGTGTGGTCGACTTCGAAGACGAACGTTCCGTTGCGCCGGACGACTTCGCCGCAGAACTCGATGCGGAAGTCGTCGGAGTCGTACGACATGCCCACAGGAACGGCCGAGGGCACAATAAGTCCGCGCAGAAGTATATTTCTGTACCCTGGCCCGTTGCCCCCGTTCGTGACGCTCGCGCCGTTTGATGACTCATCGGGTCTTGCTCGGCTGGGAGCACGACTCGAAGGGACAACCCAACTCTCCTTCGAACCCCGTACGAGGGACCGCTCAGCGATGGATCCGGCGCGTGAGCGTGAACACGAACAGCGCGATGAAGAACGCCCCAAGGAACCCCTGTGCGGAACTGAGCAGCCGCGTCAGCAGCGTCGTCCCGCCGGGGATATCGCCGAAGATCAACGTGACGAAGCTCTGGATGCTGAACACGAGCGCGGAGACGGCGCTCGCATCGGCCAGGACGTCCCGCGCGCGACCGACCCCGTCGCGCCCGCCGCGAGCGCTCACGAGTGACCAACACAGGAGCCGGTTACCGATATCGGCGGGCGTAGCGCTGCGGGAACGGGCGGCACCGAAACGCGTTTCCGACAACGCTGTTCAGAAACTCGGTCATTACTACACGTAAAATACCTTTGAGCCTTCCGGTTCATCTGATCGGTACCGACAGGGCTTGTATCCCACGGATTCGATGGATGAACGGAACACCGATGACGCGGAACCTCTTTCCCGACCGGATCGAAACGAGCCGCCTCGTCTTCGAACGCCTGCGCCACGGGACCGTCGACCCGTTCGAACTCTACGAGTTCGTCTCCCGGGACGACTGGCAGGGCGACGCGACCGAACACATGCCGTGGTTCCGGTTCCAGCGGGTGGACCAGGTCGAGGAGTTCGTCGACGAGGCCGAACGGCAGTGGGACGACTGGGACGCCGCGCGCTACCTCCTGCGCTCGAAGGACGAGGGCGGCGACATCGTCGGCACCACCGCCTACAGCCCCGACTGGGAGTCGCGGCGGGCGGGGTCGGGTATCGTGCTGGCGAAACAGTACTGGGGGCGGGAGTACGGGGTCGAACGGGCGTCGGCGTTTATCGAACTGACGTTCGAGCGGTACGACCTCGACGCCTACTACACGACCTGCGCCGCCGACAATGACCCCTCGCGGCGCATGATCGAGAAATACGTCGAGCGGTACGGCGGCCGCCACGAAGGGCTGTTGCGGCACCACTCACCGCGCCCGAACGGCGAGGTGACCGACCAGCACCGGTTCAGTATCGTCCGCAGCGAGTACGAGTCCGCGACGCGGGGGACGGAAACGCTGGATTTCGCAGTCGACTGGTAGGTGGCTCCGCCCCGTCTCCGGCACGGACCGAAGGCGAAGGACGCGTCCGCCAGGTATCGCGACGGCCCGTCAGGCCGAATCCCCGTCGAGGTCGTCCGCGGTAAAGCGGTGAACGTGGGCCTCCCCGTTCACGACGTTGACCGTCTCCATCGGGCCGTCGACCAGGTCCGGAAGCCGATCCATGAACTCCTCGTAATGCTCGGACTCGGTGTGTGCCGTCCAGGCCGCTTCGTCCTCGTACTGTTCGAAGAACCGCACGGTAGCGGACGCCTCGATGTCGACCATCGCCCGATACCGGACCGTCCCGTCCTCCGCCCGCGACCGCTCCGCGAGGGTCGCGATGAACTCCTTCGCCTCGTCGAAGCGGTCCGGGTCGATCGGGATGCTCGAATGGACGACTATCATCACTCGTACGACCGAGCCGTGTCGTATGAAATCCCCGGTGGTGTGGAAAACTCTAACACGAATCATGGGTCCGCTCGCATAGCGGGTCGGTCGTCCCTGAAAACGGGACCCGCGCCGCCATGCACAGGGTAACATTCAATGTCTGTGCGTTTGAATATTTAAATTGATGTACGACCGAATCCTGCTCTCGACGGACGGTACGGTCGCGTCCGAACGGGCCGAGTCACACGCGCTCGACCTCGCCGCCGCTCACGACGCCGTCCTCCACGTACTCTACGTCGTCGACGAGGACGTCGTGACCGCCTACAGCGGCGACGAGTACGTCGACGAAGCCGAAAGCCCCGAGCACGGCCTCGAGGAACGCGCGGAGGAGACGCTGTCGGAACTCCGCCGCCGCGCAGCGGAGGCCGGCGTCGACGTCGAGACGTCGATACGACACGGCCAGCCAGCGGAGACCATCGTGGGATACGCGGACGACCACGACCTGGACCTGCTCGTGCTCGGGACCAAGCGGCGGCCGGACGAGTACCGCGCCCTGCTGGGGAGCGTCACCGACCGCGTCCTCCGGTTGACCACCCGGCCAGCCACCGTCGTGAAAACCGAGGTCGGCGAGTAGCGACCGGCCGGGCAGTAGCGACCGCCGTCGGCCACAACGGCGCGACGGCGGCGAACGCTTGGTCGACGCCGCCCGGGAGTCCCCCGGTGAGTCGAAGGACAGCCACAGCCGCTTCGACGAGGAAAGCGCGCCGGGGCCGCCCTGCACCTCCGCCAGGGGCCGGAACGGCGTTCGTTACCCTGAGCGAAACGGGGATACGTGGTCGGGTTGAACGACCCGACGACCACCGACATGGATACCGACCCGCTTATCGGTTCGATCGCCCGAGCCACGGAACCCATCAGGGAACGGCTCCACGAGTACCGACGGAAGATCGACGCCGAAAACCCGTCCGGCGACACGCAGGTCGCGGCGGACGACTGGGCGGACGGCCTGTTCTACGAGGAGTTCGTCGACGCGGGGTTCGTCGGCGAGTACGCCAGCGAGGAGCGGTCGGACGTCGTCGACGTCGGGGACGGATACGGACTCACCATCGACCCGCTGGACGGGTCGTCGAACCTGCTCTCGAACTCCGTCACCGGTGCGGCGATCGGCGTGTACGACGCGCCGCTTCCCGCGCGGGGCCGCGACCTCGTCGCGGGGGCGATCGTCCTGTTCGGGTCGTACACGACGGTGACGGTCGCGACGGACGACGGCGTGACGCGTCACGTCGTCTCCGACGGCAGGGTCGTCGACCGCGATCCGGTGGCGATGCCCGACCGGGGCGATATCTACGGCTACGCCAGCACCCGGGCGGAGACGTCCGACGACCTCCAGGCGGTCCTCGACGAGGTCGGACGGACGCGGAAGGTCCGGTACAGCGGTGCGATGGTCGCCGACGCCGCCCAGTTGCTAACCCACGGGGGCGTTCTGGTGTATCCTGCCCGGTCGTCGGCGCCGGAGGGCGACCTCCGCCTGCAGTACGAGTCGAACCCGGTGGCGTACATCGTCGAGCGAGCGGGCGGCGCGTCCTCCGACGGGACGGGGTCGATCCTCGACGTTGAGCCGACGAACCTGCATCAGCGTACCCCGACCGTCCTCGGGTCGCCGGAACTGGTCGACCGCGTCGCGGAAGCGATACCGGCCGAGCAGTAGTCTTGTTCTTGTAGTACAATTCTGTGGCGTCGTATCCGCCACGAACCGGTTCAGGGTGACCCCGCGGGCCCCGTCACTGCCACGTCTCCCGGTCCACCCGAAACTCGTCGGGCGGGAGGTCCGGGACGGTCGAGGCGGTGGACTTCTCCCGCGTGATCCGTGCGTATCGGCGGAGTTCGTCGACGGTGCCGGTGTCTGCGTCCGCGTACACCTCCGTGCTTTCCTGTTCCCGCGTTCGGCCCGCCATGTTCTCCAGGACGTGTTTCGACGACAGTTCGTGGAGCGCGGCGGCCGCGACGTCGGCCTCGTCGAGCCGGTCGTGCAACTGCCGGAGCTTGCGGTTGCGCTCCTCGAGGAACGACGCCTCGATCCCCTCGGAGTCGCCGCCGGGGTACCCCCAGTTGTACTCGCTGAACCACAGCGGCTTCCCCAGGGTGTCGTGGGCCGCCGCTATCTTCTCGTCGAGCAGCGCGGCGGCCTCGTCGGCCGGGAGGTCGTAGTGGGCCTCGCCGACCCACCAGTGGAGCGAGCACGCGTCGATGCAGTCCGGGCGGTGGTCCTCGACGAAGTCGTTCCGGCCGTCGGGCCAGCCGTGGGTGCCCGTCGTCAGCAGCTGGTCGCCGGCCAGTTCCTTCACGTACGGCCCCACCTCCTCGATCCACGGCCGGATCGTCTGGCTGTCGCGCTCCCACGCGTTGAGGTACTCGACCTCGTTGCCGAGTTCCCACAGCATGATCGTGGGGTCGTCGCGGTACTCGACCCCGGTGAACCGGTTCTCGTGGGTCAACAGCTCCTCGACCCACTGCTTGTACAGCTCGATGCACCCCTCGTCGTGGTAGAAGTCGTTTATCCCCTCGGCGGTGTCCGACCGATGGACGAACCCGGGGACGTTGGCCGCGAGGTTCTCCTCGGGGTCGGTGCGGTAGCTCGGCGCGCCGCTGACGATGGGGACCGCCAGCCGGACGTTGCGGCGCTTCGCCCGGACGATCACCTCGTCGAACCGGCTGAAGAACTCCGCGTTGTCCTCGCCGGGGAACGGCCCGCCGTACTGGACGGGCACGTTCCAGCCGAAGGCGCGGGCGACGGTCGCGCCAACGCGGTCGAGCCCCTCGAACATGTAGGGCCGCATGCGGTCGTGATGCGGGTGGCCGAACCCGAACGTGAACTCCCCGCTCGGGTTCACCCCCGAGAGGTAGAACGTCCCGTCGTCGAGCGCGAACGACGTCCCGTCGACGCCGACGAACGACGCCGGGGACTGCTCGACCCGGACGCTCGTCCGCGCCCGGGCGAGTTCGGAGCCGTCCGCGCTGACCGCGCCCTCGAACCGCCGCTCGCCGACGCGCAGCACCTCCCGCTCGGCCGCGAGCGTTTCGGTCCCCTCGGCCGGGATGGAGACGTCCTTGGTCGCGACGACGCCCTCCGCAGTCCCGAGGGTCAACTGCCCGTCGAACGCGTCCGGTCCGGGGTTGTGCGCGGTGAGTTTGACCGTGACCGTGTCGGTCTGTCGGGCCGGGGCGGGGTCGGCTTCGAGGGCCGTTATCTCGACGGACGCCTGCGGCGTCGCTGTCGCTGTCCGGTCCCGCGTGGGGGACGACGTCGATTCACCCTCCGCCGGCGACGTCGCGCTCGTCCCCGCGGCGTCGTCGAGGACGCCGGAACAGCCCGCGAGCGAGCCGGTTCCCCCGACCGCCGCGAGCAGCCACCGTCGGGAGACGCCTTCGTCGGTCATGTACACTGGACGGGAAGACAGGTAGATTATGTTATCGGGCGGGCGATGTGCACGGCGTGCAC
It encodes:
- a CDS encoding class 1 fructose-bisphosphatase, encoding MDTDPLIGSIARATEPIRERLHEYRRKIDAENPSGDTQVAADDWADGLFYEEFVDAGFVGEYASEERSDVVDVGDGYGLTIDPLDGSSNLLSNSVTGAAIGVYDAPLPARGRDLVAGAIVLFGSYTTVTVATDDGVTRHVVSDGRVVDRDPVAMPDRGDIYGYASTRAETSDDLQAVLDEVGRTRKVRYSGAMVADAAQLLTHGGVLVYPARSSAPEGDLRLQYESNPVAYIVERAGGASSDGTGSILDVEPTNLHQRTPTVLGSPELVDRVAEAIPAEQ
- a CDS encoding glycoside hydrolase 5 family protein, whose translation is MTDEGVSRRWLLAAVGGTGSLAGCSGVLDDAAGTSATSPAEGESTSSPTRDRTATATPQASVEITALEADPAPARQTDTVTVKLTAHNPGPDAFDGQLTLGTAEGVVATKDVSIPAEGTETLAAEREVLRVGERRFEGAVSADGSELARARTSVRVEQSPASFVGVDGTSFALDDGTFYLSGVNPSGEFTFGFGHPHHDRMRPYMFEGLDRVGATVARAFGWNVPVQYGGPFPGEDNAEFFSRFDEVIVRAKRRNVRLAVPIVSGAPSYRTDPEENLAANVPGFVHRSDTAEGINDFYHDEGCIELYKQWVEELLTHENRFTGVEYRDDPTIMLWELGNEVEYLNAWERDSQTIRPWIEEVGPYVKELAGDQLLTTGTHGWPDGRNDFVEDHRPDCIDACSLHWWVGEAHYDLPADEAAALLDEKIAAAHDTLGKPLWFSEYNWGYPGGDSEGIEASFLEERNRKLRQLHDRLDEADVAAAALHELSSKHVLENMAGRTREQESTEVYADADTGTVDELRRYARITREKSTASTVPDLPPDEFRVDRETWQ
- a CDS encoding universal stress protein: MYDRILLSTDGTVASERAESHALDLAAAHDAVLHVLYVVDEDVVTAYSGDEYVDEAESPEHGLEERAEETLSELRRRAAEAGVDVETSIRHGQPAETIVGYADDHDLDLLVLGTKRRPDEYRALLGSVTDRVLRLTTRPATVVKTEVGE
- a CDS encoding GNAT family N-acetyltransferase; the encoded protein is MNGTPMTRNLFPDRIETSRLVFERLRHGTVDPFELYEFVSRDDWQGDATEHMPWFRFQRVDQVEEFVDEAERQWDDWDAARYLLRSKDEGGDIVGTTAYSPDWESRRAGSGIVLAKQYWGREYGVERASAFIELTFERYDLDAYYTTCAADNDPSRRMIEKYVERYGGRHEGLLRHHSPRPNGEVTDQHRFSIVRSEYESATRGTETLDFAVDW
- a CDS encoding putative quinol monooxygenase codes for the protein MIVVHSSIPIDPDRFDEAKEFIATLAERSRAEDGTVRYRAMVDIEASATVRFFEQYEDEAAWTAHTESEHYEEFMDRLPDLVDGPMETVNVVNGEAHVHRFTADDLDGDSA